A region of Antedon mediterranea chromosome 8, ecAntMedi1.1, whole genome shotgun sequence DNA encodes the following proteins:
- the LOC140056167 gene encoding cell adhesion molecule CEACAM2-like produces the protein MKDLTSGFRLYWLGLCYLFVIDVVVGTSVNVGQSTESMEGSTVVLRCTFSKKIASVNAEPIVHWSLLDKYDNPQPILTRTEGTTHREDGYPRHSVSGEADLQIQNVQKEDNGKYRCRVQIIGDTPNEDFGDISLKVYWLSEAVSNVPSHGIVVGGNATMTCRATGDNMPSVYWKKDNIELPLTSRSHMIRSDHTLIIYSVSRADDGMYVCGARNNVREETSPPKRLEVYFSPVINDISVTKTVINQNVTVTFEVESNPPASLMWTKDGHVVEGMTTSSFTFYVPEEEVGKSYELTLTATNPVGHMQKMTSVIIGDSCGYATVSDMKTGRTIEGESVSLKEGKSMTLVCSVNECESADTYSYEWYKNGVKLSSSANIEIIDASLMDDNMKYTCRVRGGIPFPSSASFRIHIKVPLLEPMTIIIISACTTGFIFLIVLIIFCLLFCKRRSRMPKGYKYDDSTMKSGFSYNEIEFVGLKEKDDSSDTTSGIGPDILEQSRLSNKKAYKSKAVHL, from the exons tGGTTGTTGGTACGTCAGTAAATGTTGGTCAAAGTACAGAATCAATGGAAGGGAGTACAGTAGTTCTACGATGTACATTTAGCAAGAAAATTGCCAGTGTAAACGCAGAACCAATCGTACATTGGAGTCTACTAGATAAGTACGACAACCCACAACCAATTCTTACCAGGACCGAGGGAACCACTCATAGGGAGGACGGCTACCCACGTCACAGCGTGTCAGGAGAAGCAGACTTGCAGATACAAAATGTACAAAAGGAAGACAATGGAAAATACAGGTGTCGGGTTCAAATCATTGGGGATACACCAAATGAAGACTTTGGTGATATCAGTCTTAAAGTTTATT GGTTAAGTGAAGCTGTATCAAATGTGCCATCGCATGGCATTGTTGTTGGAGGTAACGCCACGATGACCTGTAGGGCAACTGGTGACAACATGCCGTCGGTTTATTGGAAGAAAGACAACATAGAACTTCCTTTAACCTCTAGAAGTCACATGATTCGAAGTGACCATACACTCATAATATACAGCGTATCACGTGCTGATGACGGAATGTACGTGTGTGGCGCGCGCAACAACGTCAGGGAAGAAACAAGTCCTCCAAAACGACTAGaagtatact TTTCACCAGTTATCAATGACATAAGTGTCACCAAGACAGTAATCAACCAGAACGTTACCGTTACGTTTGAGGTGGAATCAAACCCACCAGCAAGCCTGATGTGGACAAAAGATGGACATGTAGTGGAAGGAATGACCACGTCTTCCTTTACCTTCTACGTTCCTGAGGAAGAAGTTGGCAAGTCGTACGAACTGACACTGACTGCTACGAATCCAGTCGGCCACATGCAGAAAATGACTAGTGTAATCATTGGAG ACTCCTGTGGATATGCCACCGTGAGTGACATGAAGACAGGTCGTACTATTGAGGGTGAATCGGTTTCACTAAAAGAAGGAAAATCAATGACGTTAGTCTGCAGTGTAAACGAGTGCGAATCAGCAGATACATATTCGTACGAGTGGTACAAAAATGGAGTTAAATTGTCATCGTCTGCGAACATAGAGATAATTGATGCGAGCCTAATGGATGATAATATGAAATATACTTGTCGAGTGCGAGGCGGAATTCCGTTCCCAAGTTCCGCGAGTTTCCGTATTCACATAAAAG tACCACTACTGGAGCCAAtgaccatcatcattatctcaGCGTGTACGACTGGTTTCATCTTTCTTATCGTTCTAATCATTTTCtgtcttttattttgtaaaaggCGGTCTCGAATGCCAAAAGGAT ATAAATACGATGATTCTAc CATGAAGTCCGGATTTTCGTACAATGAAATTGAGTTTGTTGGTCTAAAAGAAAAAGACGATTCATCGGACACAACGTCTGGG aTTGGCCCAGATATTTTGGAACAGTCAAGATTGTCAAACAAAAAAGCATACAAAAGCAAAGCAGTGCATTTGTAA